TTCAATGAACTTCTAAGGCAGAACGATGTCACTCTTATTGACACAGCGTAGTGCTACTCGCTACCGCTCTATTGCCTCAGCTCCCCGTCCGTTCACTTGGCGAATCCCCAAGCCTCCTGTACTATTTCTGCTTCGTCCGGCGCAGGTCATGGTAGTAATTCAGTAGACCAATGCGCTTTGCCCATATCTGTGCCCCATACGTGGCCCAAAAGCTGTAAATTACCGTAGGATTAATAAGACAACCTGTGATGGTATAAACATACACGCCAAACTTACATGCCAAACATGGCGCCGCCCAAATGCGCTGCGTGATCGAAGAACTTCCAGCCCATCACGACGCCAGCAAAGTCGATGCCCATTAGCACTTTAATACCAGCTCCAGCGGAGAATGTCAACGCGGGTAGAAAGAGAATGCTAAGTTGTGTGTCCGGATACTGGGTGCATACATAGGCCAGCAGTGTCATTATAGCTCCAGACTAAGGGAAGAGCTTTAAGTTTATAGATACTACGTGGAATAAAGGCTGTCTTACCGCACCCAGGGACATCCCCGCCTGACTCGTGGCCGCCTTGTAGAGCACGCTCATCAGACTGGAGAAGACGCCGGCGCTGAGGTAGACCGCTAAGAATTGCTCTTTACCCAACGATACAGCCGCAGCGTTGGCAAAGCTGTGCATCACGTACATATTGGCGAAAAGGTGCATAGCCGAGTAATGGCTGAATGTGGACAGGAACATGGGCCAGCAGACGACTTCTGCGAGAAGGGTATCAAACACAATTAGTTAGGGGGGttgtaaaaaacaaatatcatAAAATACTACAAAgtaaaaaatagtttataagtccaaaactttttgaactTAACATTTGAACATTTGTTATTCAGGTAAAACCAAAAGTTTACATaaaaaagatggaaaataacaAGCTGACATAACTAGAAGAAATTCGACCACTTTCTTATATAACCATAAATAACATGGATTTCCGGTCGACTACTATTCGTCTAATACTTTTCACGTGtaatgtatttaattatttttttaggcGATTTTAATAATTGAATGCATCTTATCTGATACATTGCGataatggccaaaaaatgcaTAACCAAGATAACTTTATACTTCTATTTTTTGTGATTAAAAAGGCAATCAAATCCATTTTGGCATACTGCCTAGAAGTACGTAATTTCGCAAGATCTGGGCGTTGTGATATCACTTTTTCGGTTTCATATTGGATTTTAGCACTTACTCGCCGCTGGATTGGATGTGAAGTAGGTAATCATTGTGGATTTCAGAGCGGGCACCCGCCACATGGCGAAGGCCACCAAATTGCAGAGTAAGATAGGAGCAAACATCTTGTCGCCGGGTGTCAGTGAGTCCCAGTGCCGCCGGATGTCTTGTTTGATCTGTGTCCAGTAATCCCTGTCCGCCAGCGAACGACTCTGCCACCAACCGAATCTCGCCTGGCGAGCCTTTTCTAGGATTAGGCTACGTGTGTTCTCGTACTCCAGGATGGTGGCACCCGCAAAGCAGCCGACCGTAAACTACAAGCGTGAATCAGGGACTATATGAGATCCCCGTACAAGTGCTGGTCATGATTAAATCTTACTGCTCCCGTGAAGGCCACCGCCTTGATCACATTGTTCACCGGCACCGGGGTGTTCTGCTCCGCTGCCGCAGGCTCCCCAGTCGTCGGCTTCAGGTTGCTGCTCTGTTTTCGGTTGCTGTGAATCTGCCGACATGACCTCGCCGCCGGATGACCAGAGTTTATCCGCAGGATTGGCACATTCACATTAGCATGACATCTGCGGCTGTAAGTTTACGTGGGGTTACTCCGGATACGGAACTCCGTCACCGCCTGCTTACTTACGCCACCTGGGGTAGCCAGCTCCGGCAAAGCGCTCGACTCATGAGCATAGTAGTACGGATCTGTGCCAATTTAGCAtgaaatatggaaaatttgtttctaTTTTGCTTTCTGGAGAGAAGGGCCCGGAAAAGTATAGGTGTGACCAGATTgtgcaaagccaaaaatgcCAGTCTTACAGGGTGTTCTTAGAGTTGCCTGAAGTGTGACAAATGTCTTTATTCATAAATTAATAGATAAATCAAAGCTTTAACATCAAAGATATTACATCTATTCCAGGCATTTATAATAAGCCATATTAAATATAAGCtcttttaaatcaatttttaaattagtaAATTGCAAGTTTTACATAATAAAGGGTATTTGAAGCGTCGAATTTATTGTAATACCTAGGCCCACGGTCAGATTAATTACTCTCGATCGGAATTGTACTCCAACCTGTGGTTAGCGTATTCGCTAAGAAATCGATAGCTAGCATCGATTTTCGatgaaaaaatgaatttttacaTCACTAGACAATTGGCGTTCCAaaaagcgacaacaacaaaacacgACTTGCTTATTTTGCTCGGCTAGCGAGCCTTAACACCATTAAGCACGTGTCCGTGGACACCCATCAGGCCAAAGATGTCCAACGGTCGTTACGGGAGATTCGGAGCACTCATCGGCGTCGCCTGCGTGAGCAGCACCCACTGCCGCTTTCTGGTGAGAAGGTCCTAAAGCCGAAAACGGCCGCTGACTCAGATTCTATTTTCATAGATATACTCAACGAAAAATGCCGAGGTCCTGGCCTACCATGAGCTGAAGCTGCGACAGATTGTCCACCAGGCGGGCTGGATGGAGTACGATCCGTCGGAGATATGGAAGAACACACAGGAGTGCATAGAGGTTGTTAATCGCCGGGTTATATCATCATGCGGCAACTAATCTGACTACATTTGCAGACCGCCTATAAGAACCTGGTTATACTAGAGATCAATCCACGTGATATTATTGCCATCGGTATCGTAAATCAGCGGGGCACCTCGGTGTTATGGAATTTGGAGACGGGACAGCCACTGCACAATGCCATCGGATGGTCAGATTGCCGTAGCACTCCCATCCTAAAGACCCTGCTCCATAATGTCCGGCACAATGTGGACTACGTGAGGTATCGCAGTGGCTTGCCCCTGAGCAGCTGTTTCAGTGCCCTAAAGATCCGTTGGCTAATGGATCACGTTCCTGCCGTAGCCACTGCCATTGAGGAGAACAAGTGCTTATTCGGCACCTTGGACTCCTGGCTTCTGTGGAACCTAACCGGCGGCGTTGAGATGGGTGTGCACTCTACTGACATTACCAATGCCCACTACACTTCCCTTATGAACGTGTCCACAGAGCAGTGGGATCCTAAACTCTGCCAGTTCTTTCGATTGCCCCTGAACATACTGCCACGCATACGATCCAACTCCGAAATCTTCGGCTATGTGCTGGAGGGTCCTTTGCATGGCACTCCCATAGCGGCCATGATGGGTGAGCAGCCCGCAAGTTTGTTGGGCCAACTCTGCGTGAAGGCCGGGCAAAATGTCTGTACCCTGGACGACAGCTGTTTCGTGCTCCTTAACACGGGCAGGGAGAAGCTGGACTCTGCAAACGGACTGATAACGGGCATAGCGCACAAGCTGGGCGAAAAAGCGGCCACTAACTACACACTCGAGGGAGCCATTTCAAATGCCGGTTCCACGGTTACATGGCTGCGGGATAAGCTACAGATCAATACTGAGATTAATTCCAATGATAATGTGGTGGAGTCTTTGAATACATTCATCGGCGAGAACTCGATGATCTCGTCCTCTTGTTCCTCATCCATGCTGAATGCCGAGTGTGGACTGGCAGCCAAGAGGTCGGAGATTACGTTTGTGCCGGCATTTCATGGCATGTACGCACCCTACTGGCGACACGATGCCAGGGGCATAATCTTGGGACTTACCAGCCAGACTACAGCGGAAAACATTACCCAAGCTGCTTACGAGGCCACCGGGTTCCAGATCTTTGAAGTGCTACAGGCGTTCAAGCGCGATACACCCAACTGGGACCGATCCAGCATGCAACCCGTGCTGACATTCGGCGGTGATTACGCCGAAAACTTGCATTTGGTGCAGTTCATAGCAGATATTATTGGCTATATGTTGGAGCGTCCACAGACCACCTCACCTGCTGGATTGGGCGTTATGATAACCGCGGGCGTGACGATGAAAGTGGTGTCCCTGGAGCACGCCGTAAAAATGTACACCCCGCCCACTGATGTCTTTTCGCCAACAACTACCAAAAATCGTAAGTAGAATTTGGGTCAGTGCAACGAAATAACATGTTCCCTTCTTTTATTACCAAATCTAAGCACGAGCTATGTGCGTTTTCTCCTCATACTACTTCATTCaataatatagatatatattctttttctAGGTCGAGAGCTGCTCTACAAGCGCTGGGCTTATGCGGTAAAGAAATGCCTGCACTGGAACAACTACGAGACGTACGAGGCTGAtattgagctgtttgctcagCGAGAACTTGATCCCAATTTACCTGTAAGGCGTTCCGTACCGGGCAGTATATTCCTGACCACTTCTTTTGCGATGATTATCCTGGCTAACTACTTAAAGTCCAATCCCCTGAAATAGTGGCTGATGTAGGGAAGAACGGCTGCTCTATCTAGTCAACCAAACACGTTCAAATGTGtgcattaaaatttattgtttagtTTAGCATATAATCTTAAATAGTtcattttatatgtatatataatcaAAGTTGTAGATCAAAATGTTTGTGATTCACGTATATACACCACTGCAGATATACAAGACTTTTTTAAGCTAATGTCCTGATTTAttaatcatttaatttaagctGTGCGTTACTTCTTTCGCCACCCAAAGACAATTGTTAAAACTGTTGAGAGATGAGCACAAAAGTAGGAAAATCTTGCATGACGCATAGATGATGGTGGCCAAGTGAATGTGAAAGCAAACTGTTGAGATTGTGTTTTACAAGTGGAGAAAGCGAAGCACAAGTGCCTAGTGTTCGCCAGATGAAATCCATTTGCCGCTTAATTAGCTGGCTGGTCTCCTCCACGTGGAGAGGCATTCATCACTGGCCCCGGGCTGCAGCTCACCGCATTGAATGAAGCTTAAGTTATTGCGCTTATTGTTGACACGCGAATCGTTGAAGGAGCAGCTGTGCCCGTGCATTCCAGCCTGCAGCCAATGTGCACTTGAGCGCGCCTTCCCCGGAACTGGTGGATGAGTACGATGGGAGCCACGGAGGAGCACCCTCGCCTCTTGTCTCTGCTGCCCTTCGTTGTCGTCCAGCGCAGGCGAGGCACTCTTTCAAATGAGTTTTTATGCACGAGCGTTTGCCAAATGCCCTACGGAAATACGAGTGAGGCTAATGATTTGCCATCGCGAGCTgtaagaaaatgtttaaagcaCGGTTACTACTAACTTAGTAAAGGATACTATTAtttacttaattatttattaaaatgacAGATGGCTTATTGCGGTACACAAAATGTTTGGAGTAAGACCTTGctttgtttaaaaatgtaattgatttttttctcTAGATTTTAAgctgtaaaaggaactacaacTATGTGAATTTAATGCTATAGTCAAGAATTTAGATAACTATTGAATTTGAAGCGCAGTAGCAAATATAAAACTACAGTTACTCAGAAAGtattactattactatttaaatttagaatcgtGTGGAAGTtataaaagtttaaataaaactgGTTGagtttattaaatgaaaaacatgCACTTCCAATAACCTCGGTACCTCACTGAGATGGTCGACTTGAATCTCAGTCATCGGTTTGCATTCGTAGACAAAAACGTCGACGGGCGCAgtaaaatgtgaaatttgtgcAAACAGTGAGACAGTTCCCCCACAAAACTCCTTCAAAGGTGGTGGAGTTGGGGCCCAAGACGCCAGTAAACTTTGCACGTagtcaatttaaataaattaacacgCTTTTgttgtgtgcgtatgtgtgtgtgggtgagtgtgtATCTGAATGGTGAAGATAAGGAGAGGGTGTCCCTTCCGATCAAATCCGCAGGACAAATGGGTTATTCCTCTGTGCCCCACTGTGCTGCAATATGCCAAAATAGCCAGCATTTGACATGGCCACGTAGCAAGCGGGCTATTCCTTATTCGAGGGCAACTGGGTATCGATGTCCTCGCCGGGTGGTTTCCCCGCACTCCGTTCGCCCCGTGCGGTTTCCCCCCGGACCGGGTGCAATGCTCCTGGGCGGGTGCTTTTTGGCTGTTTTGTGCGACTGCCACAACGCATAAATCTTCAACTTTATGGCATCAATAAATGTCGGGGCGAAGTAATGATTTCGTCAAGTTCTTTGCCATTGTGCAGTCGCCCAAGCCGAGAAATCCTCCCCTCGTCGTTTGCTGCACTCAATGGGGGTTGGTTGTGCTGGTGCTAGAACTCGAGCTCCTGGGTTCCGGCGTTGCTGGCAGGGATCTGTATAACTGGGTAGATCCTGGATGGCACCAATCGAGCTTCGAAGCTAAAGCTAAATATgcacagaaaaataaaatctatCTCTAGCACTTCAAAGTAAAAGTTTGTAGTAATATGCATAAGGATCAATACAATCTCAATTATATTGAGACTTTagttatataaatacaaaaccaCCTAGTACTTAGATTTCTGCTTTGATTAAAAACTTTGCTCAGGTACCATTTCTCTTGTAAGGTTTTAGTTCTTTGTATTTTagaattcaattttttggcaggCTTTCGTGCATACATTTGTTTGCCTGTTCGGGTTCATTCACCTTCGAAATCAcccaaataataaattgtggGCATGTTGACGCCCACAAGGAGCACAAGGAGCCAGCGACTGAAAGGCTTCACACATTGGGCgcacaatttatttattggacGAAATGTGCCAGTAACTCCACGGCCGGAGCCCATCTGCATAAGCGTTCCGGGAAAAAAagggagctggaggagcattGAATATTCTGATGGCTGGCTGCCTTATCAGCTGGAGCTGGAAAAAGGAGCTCCTGCCACTGACAGAAACTTTTTACGCACTTTTTACGAGGCAACCCACCCAGAGAAACCCCGAAAACCTCGCTTTCGCATGGCAGGCCGTCATAAAAATGTCGTAAATTCGCCGAAGCGAAAGTTTTCCAGTGGAGAACCGGGCTCAGAGCTCCGAGCTTCGAGCTCGGTGCCATCGTAAAAgccttaattaattttctaaTCAACATTTTGCCTGCATGTAAATCGTCTGATTTTCCGAGTCCATTTCCAGCCCGCTTGTGTGGATGTAGCATAATTTCAGGCGCTCCTCCCACAGTTCGCAGTATGTACTTTCAGTACGAAAGTATCCGAAGTTGTTAAGCCTTCAGCTCGATTAGTTGGCCGGGCGGCTTGGTTAAGTCAACGGCGATATGTCAAAGTAAACGCCTATAAAGCCCCAACTGCCAGGAAGGTGGGGGGGGCGGCGGATGGGCGGGGCATCCAAAGTGGCGCCAGTAGTCAAAAGTTGCGTGCTCTGCGTTTGGATGATTCTGGACATTGTTTTGGTGGTGTTTGCTTGGCTTGTTAGTCGGCCCTTGTTTTTATAGTTGGGTAcagtaaaagaaaaaaaatcagatGACAATCAGtttacaaaatgttttaaacGTATCTGAAACttatattacgtatacgtataaATAAGAAACAATCGGTATACCTATGTTATATGCCATATAGCTGCTATAGGAACTATCAGaaaatgtataataatttataataattgaaAGAAGGCGGTGACGACATAATCACTTATCTGTGTGTTCTTTATTTGGGATAATTTTTCCAGGACTTGTTTAAAATGGGGGCTATTTTATCTGGAGGTTTATTTATCCGGAGATTATTTTGTCTAGGCGTTATTTTTATTGATGGTAATTATGCCCGTTATATGGATAGTAAAAGGGCATACTAGAttcattgaaaagtatgtaacaggcagaaggaagcgtttccgaccatataaaaatatatattttattctttttgttCAGGATCAATATTCCTTGATCCGGTGGCAAAATATTTTGGGGAGTTAGCTTTTTAAAAGCTAAATTGCCTGAAGATTATTTTCCACAATCGCTTATAacaattcattttttatacatAACTGTGCTTTGCGTCTTTTGACTTTTcataaattcataaaatttttgacaaatatttgaatttaattgtgtttgctacttttttcattaaatgttaaatgaatGCTTGGTTAGACTACGTTTCTAGTGGCAAGTCTGCGAATTATCCCCTcccaaaaaacacaaatatcaCTCATTCGCCCCGTCAGCAGCAGCTCTGTCCTTGCCAATTAAGTGCGGAATTtcggtttatttttcttgtgcACAACTGCATGGCACagcacaaattaatttaaatatttaaagagtttaattattttttaactgcCCAACAAGGACGGTCGCAGACAGGGTGGGCAAAATGGAgtagaaggagcagcaggagaggagcaggagcagcaggagcagcaggaggccAAGTGCCATGATCCGGGACCATAACTGCATGGCAACCTGCGAGGACGACGACAACGGGCAAACAGCCAAGCGTAAACTTAACTGACAAGTGGAGACTTAACTTCCCATAACAAATTGCATTCCAATTGCATGTCGGGAACGCACACATCCCCCAGCACCACAAATCCTCCAACCCCCAGCTGCCCACCTTCTGGATGCCGTGGGgcataaacaaacacacacggaGTCGCATTCACTCACTGTTCTCCTCTGCTCCTCCTGGCAGGACTTGGTCGTCGTCATTGctgttaatttaaattgctttaaaaaaaagcaGGTGCACAGCACAGTGAATGGGCGAAATGAGAACAGAAACGAGTTCCATTCAGGGCAAATGGCAACAGGAGCAGCTCCTGGCCACGACTTTCCTCCTGGAAGCAGCGAGCACAGCCTCTCCAGTTGCCAGCCCTGAGATGCCATGCACGAAATAATCCTAAAGGGTGTGAAAAGTATGAATGCAGCCAAGAATGTGCACACCAGATGGGTGTGGAGTTGGTGGCTGGATGGATGGACTGGTGGGCTGTACGGGCTGTATGCCTGGTGGAGTTCGCCTGTGGGAGACGCGAGAAATGAGCTAGCTCGCTgtgaaaggaaaacaaaattatgcaaCTTGAAAATGGGCGACAGACAGACGTGGATGCCTACGCCGAACCACACACAATCCTTGCTCCTTGGCTGCTCCTCAGTTCCTCAGCCAACTCAGGTGCAGCgttctgtttttgttgcgcGATTGGAGGCGTCTCCGGATACCAGTTCCACCCACCCAACATCCTCACATGGCTGCCTCCTCTGTGGCTTGGAGCTAGAGCGTCTCGACGAATGTTCTggaagaaaaaatattttgaagtGCAAAACATATTCTTAAGAATAAGGAACAGTAGACGAAAGAGTTGGATTTAAAGCAGCTGAGTTGAGCAGAAACTAGATTCAATTcagtaaatttaaatttaagattttaaaTGAATCAGGAAACTATTTCCACATTGACAAAGTAACTACAATTTGAATTCTCTTACTTACCCCAATCAAAAACTTCTACTAAGAGGTCCCAATTTCCCTGAGTGTAAATGTTTATTCAGTGCTACTCCGCAAAAGTGAAATGTTTTGGGTTGCAGTTTCTACTTTGCATTCAATTAAATCCAGACTCGAAGTAATTGCCAAGTAAATACGAAGAGCAAACCGAGATGGGAGCAGACTATAAAAATGCCTGACAAGATAACTTTGCCAGGATTTTGGTAGCTGGAAAATGAGGGAAAAACtctgcatttttattattgataaAATTTGCTAAGCGACAACTTTTGCCGACCGACCAAAGTTCGTGCGGGTTGTGACAACCCTTTTGGCTACCATCGAACTCATACGAACTCCTCCTACGAATcagtttattaaaattcaggacgagcagcagcagccgcagaaaGAAAATTCCGAGGAGCTCCATGAAATTGTATTACCAAAAATATTGAATAGGGGCGAGGAATCGGGTATAAATAAGGAAGTTGAGATAGGGACTTCCGAGGATTTCAGCCACATGTGTCGCCTTTAGGGGCCAATCGATGGCTGCGATTGGATGGCAAAGGCAGCTGAGCCCGCGGTTGCCACCTCCAACTTCTCCTACTCGTATAGCCCCAGCCATCCTGTCGCACTGCGGTTGAATTCAATGATTTGTAGTCCTGGCTGCGTCTTAATTTATCCAGCAGCTTGCTCAGCTCGCACAAGACAATCGCCGCCTAATGGagtggggttttttttttgagaaagtttttaaaatacttttcagTCGCTGCAGAAGTTTTAGCCAAAATCATTTGTATGCGGTGGCGAGCGTACAAGCAAAGTTTCTGCACAGCAGGGAAATAGTTTGGAAAAACCGTTCGCCTTttaagaaaaaagaaatgaaaagtgcTGAGGTACAACTACAAGTTAAGGCTACTTATTAAAATCTCCCCTTTGGCCCATTGAGCAGTACAAGCACTTGGCTTTCCTTTGAGCACATGTGAGCTTACTGCTCGCTTTTTTCGGCTGAGCACTTGAGTTGCATTGTCCTTTTGTTTGGCTGACTGCTCGTTTCTGGAAAATGGGTAAAGGACTCGGCATAAGGACCTTCCTGGCTGCCTGTTGGAATGTGTTGACATAGCGCTAAATTTTTCAGTTACTTTTGTTTGCCCTTCTGCTAGACTTTCTCCGACTTTCGCTCTTGTCTGTGGGTGTGTAGTTAAAGTTttccactctctctctctctctctgcggCATATTTGCTTGGGGCCAAAGGGCAAAAGCCCGTTTAATGCTCAAGTCAAATATGTTGAAGCGTTAGACTGTGAAAAAGGATTTGCGGCTAATCAAACAATATGAATAAGGCACTAAAGACATAACCCTTTTAATTGAGCCCTTTACCTTTTTAACATTTGGGTGTAGGGGTGTATATTTTTGATGGcatttaatttccaaaaatTCAGTCCAATATATCAATGctgtttattattgttagcTTTGTTTAATAATCATTTGCTTATTATTACAGAAAATCTTTCCCCCGTTTCAACATCGTCGAATTTCCCATTTCACAGTTTGCTGTTACTCAACGTTCCATTACCTGTTTTATATGTTTGGCCCCCGCCCACCTCGTTGAACTTAAATGCCCCgtggaaaagaaaactttgTCTTCAGTTTTCCATCTCTATCTCCAAGGAACCTCCACCCAACATCCATTTTGGCCTTGTCTCAGCCCACTAACCTTGCTCATTTACCGCTAATTCTGAGAATGCTGCAATCTCGTTTTGGCCAAAGACAATAGTCGGAGTCGAAGAAGCTAATGCCGCCTAACCGTTATGGCCATAAAAAGGAGATTTCGAAACTTAACGCAAAGCGACTCAATAAGCGATGGGCAACATCACCTGGGCTCCCCAATCCTAACCCTTGCCCGGAAAACTGTACCATCAGCCGCAAAGTCCCCCAATGGACTGCTGATTCCGACTACGAATCCATTGAGGCGTAAGGCTCTGGCAaactccattccattccaaaTCAACTGCATTCCTAAGCCCTGTCAGgcattttatggccaacacGAAAGCTAAACTTTTGCCGAGGGAGTCGTAACCCCGCAAGGGAGCCAGTTTGTCCTTGTCCCATGGCTTCCCGTTGCTGCCGGGTTTTCCCGGCTTTTCCCCTATTTTTCCCTCCCACTTAGCTGCGCTCGTAAAATTTTATGCGTTTTTTGCGCCCTACGCTCGgcgttgaaaatgaaaattgttacTCCACAACAAGCGAGCTCACTGTCGACTCGACTCCGGATCCGGCTCCAAAATGCGGACCTATCCCCCGGAATCCCTTGCCCCGTATTTCAGCCAAGTCGAGTGTCGTGTCGACGTGGCAGACGTGGCCAGGGGGTGGCACTTTTTGTGTGGCCCAGAGGTGAAAGCGCAGACGGTTGACAATTCATCGAAAAAAAGCCAAATCTCCGGAAGGACCATATAAAATTTTGAGAATTTTTTACAAACATTCTTTGGATCTGAAACTTTTGAAAGTATTACATATAGTTGGTTATGGATAACTGCATAGCAACGTAATTACAATCATTATTTAAGAgaagattatttttgtatCTAAAGCATTACAGATTTTGttacaaatattttccttttaaGATTTAAGCCTTAAGAAcgatataaaattttaaaatgtgaaGATATGTAGTTTGAAACAGTTTTGGGGAGTTCTTTCATCTTTTATGTAAGACATTCTTCagcatttaatttgaaatttctgctctttttcgatttgttttccCGCCAAAAATAGCTTGAAAAAAGTTAGAGGCGCGTTTTGAATGTgtcctttgtttttgttgctgcttgcTTTTTATGACTGTGGGGTATTTATTACACTGAGCGGAAGGGGAGGACGCTTCAGCCTGATGTTTCATTTCTGTCGTTTCGCTGGCTCTGTCACTTACTTTCCCCACTGCTACCCCCTCTACGACGACCTGTGCGTTAATGAGTCAACACAAAAGGCTCAGCTGTTTGTTTAATGCATGTTCCACCCCTTTTCAGACGCCACCCCTTTCAGGTGGTTGGGTTGTTGAGTGGGTGGCTGGAGTTTCAATGTCGCCTTTGTTGCGCTACGGTTTGTACAAATAGAGCAAAGTATTGTCCCAACTTTAAGGGCTCCCATCTCGCAGATTGACACAAGTGAATCACTTCAGGTGGAAGGTGTCAGGACGAC
The sequence above is drawn from the Drosophila melanogaster chromosome 2R genome and encodes:
- the rho-7 gene encoding rhomboid-7, isoform A, whose translation is MLMSRALCRSWLPQVARRCHANVNVPILRINSGHPAARSCRQIHSNRKQSSNLKPTTGEPAAAEQNTPVPVNNVIKAVAFTGAFTVGCFAGATILEYENTRSLILEKARQARFGWWQSRSLADRDYWTQIKQDIRRHWDSLTPGDKMFAPILLCNLVAFAMWRVPALKSTMITYFTSNPAAKVVCWPMFLSTFSHYSAMHLFANMYVMHSFANAAAVSLGKEQFLAVYLSAGVFSSLMSVLYKAATSQAGMSLGASGAIMTLLAYVCTQYPDTQLSILFLPALTFSAGAGIKVLMGIDFAGVVMGWKFFDHAAHLGGAMFGIFWATYGAQIWAKRIGLLNYYHDLRRTKQK
- the CG8298 gene encoding uncharacterized protein, isoform C: MSNGRYGRFGALIGVACVSSTHCRFLIYSTKNAEVLAYHELKLRQIVHQAGWMEYDPSEIWKNTQECIETAYKNLVILEINPRDIIAIGIVNQRGTSVLWNLETGQPLHNAIGWSDCRSTPILKTLLHNVRHNVDYVRYRSGLPLSSCFSALKIRWLMDHVPAVATAIEENKCLFGTLDSWLLWNLTGGVEMGVHSTDITNAHYTSLMNVSTEQWDPKLCQFFRLPLNILPRIRSNSEIFGYVLEGPLHGTPIAAMMGEQPASLLGQLCVKAGQNVCTLDDSCFVLLNTGREKLDSANGLITGIAHKLGEKAATNYTLEGAISNAGSTVTWLRDKLQINTEINSNDNVVESLNTFIGENSMISSSCSSSMLNAECGLAAKRSEITFVPAFHGMYAPYWRHDARGIILGLTSQTTAENITQAAYEATGFQIFEVLQAFKRDTPNWDRSSMQPVLTFGGDYAENLHLVQFIADIIGYMLERPQTTSPAGLGVMITAGVTMKVVSLEHAVKMYTPPTDVFSPTTTKNRRELLYKRWAYAVKKCLHWNNYETYEADIELFAQRELDPNLPVRRSVPGSIFLTTSFAMIILANYLKSNPLK